One window from the genome of Epinephelus fuscoguttatus linkage group LG3, E.fuscoguttatus.final_Chr_v1 encodes:
- the septin3 gene encoding neuronal-specific septin-3 isoform X3, protein MSDVVPPEVRPKPAVPAKPPNVGGPSPSSPFPPQGPGIGGGVGGERSTSAPPPSAIPVPIGTHGPSHAVGHNVGHNVGHGVGHGVGHGVGHGGGHTAAHNGGHGHGGSHTSSGGSTLLGYIGIDTIIEQMRKKTMKTGFDFNIMVVGHSGLGKSTLVNTLFKSQVSRRSAGWGRDEKIPKTVEIKAVSHVLEEGGVKMKLTVVDTPGFGDQINNDNCWEPIAKYINEQYEKFLKEEVNITRKKRIPDTRVHCCLYFISPTGHSLRQLDVEFMKRLSHSVNIIPVIAKADTMTIEERQEFKQRVRKELEMGGIEFYPQKEFDEDMEDKSDNDKIREAMPFAVVGSDKEYQVNGKRVLGRKTAWGIVEVENPNHCEFAQLRDFLIRSHLQDLKEVTHNIHYETYRAKRLNENGGLHPISSNDTQESNL, encoded by the exons ATGTCAGACGTAGTTCCTCCAGAAGTGAGACCCAAACCAGCTGTCCCTGCCAAGCCTCCAAATGTGGGGGGTCCTTCCCCCTCCAGCCCCTTCCCACCCCAGGGCCCGGGCATTGGAGGAGGAGTAGGAGGGGAAAGGAGCacttcagctcctcctccaaGTGCCATTCCAGTCCCCATCGGTACTCACGGCCCGAGCCACGCTGTTGGTCATAATGTGGGTCATAATGTGGGTCATGGCGTAGGTCACGGAGTGGGTCACGGTGTGGGCCACGGTGGAGGTCACACTGCAGCACACAATGGAGGTCATGGGCATGGAGGCTCCCACACCTCCAGTGGTGGATCCACTCTGCTGGGGTACATTGGTATTGACACCATCATTGAGCAGATGAGGAAGAAGACCATGAAGACGGGCTTTGACTTTAACATAATGGTTGTCG GTCACAGCGGTCTCGGAAAGTCAACTCTGGTGAACACCCTGTTCAAGTCCCAGGTCAGCAGGAGGAGCGCAGGATGGGGCCGTGATGAGAAGATCCCCAAAACTGTGGAGATCAAAGCAGTGTCTCATG TCCTTGAGGAGGGTGGTGTGAAGATGAAGTTGACAGTCGTCGACACTCCGGGCTTTGGAGACCAAATTAATAATGACAACTG CTGGGAGCCTATTGCCAAGTACATCAATGAGCAGTATGAGAAGTTCCTGAAGGAGGAGGTCAACATCACCAGAAAGAAGCGCATCCCCGACACCAGGGTGCACTGCTGTCTCTATTTCATCTCCCCAACTGGACACTC TCTTCGGCAACTAGACGTCGAGTTCATGAAGCGCTTGAGTCACTCAGTCAACATTATTCCTGTCATCGCAAAGGCGGACACAATGACCATTGAGGAGAGACAGGAATTCAAACAGCGG GTAAGGAAGGAGCTGGAGATGGGCGGGATTGAGTTTTACCCACAGAAGGAGTTTGATGAGGACATGGAGGACAAGAGCGACAATGACAAGATCAGA GAGGCGATGCCCTTTGCTGTCGTGGGCAGCGACAAAGAATATCAAGTGAATGGCAAACGAGTTCTGGGGAGGAAGACAGCGTGGGGCATTGTAGAAG ttgAAAATCCCAACCATTGTGAGTTTGCTCAGCTGAGAGATTTCCTGATCAG GTCTCACCTCCAGGATCTGAAGGAAGTCACTCACAACATTCACTATGAAACCTATCGTGCCAAGAGACTGAATGAGAACGGAGGTCTCCACCCCATATCCTCCAATGACACCCAAGAAAGCAACCTGTAG